AAAGCTCAGCTGTGAGactctttgtgtctgtcagtgtgagaTTTGCCGCCTAAAATATGGGGTCTATAATGCATCTATTTCCTGAACTTAATCACTCATTCATTGTGCTCATCTCGTATCAGTGTTTGTTCTCCAACATAAATTTACAAGATGCTCTTTTAGTGTAGAACATGTAGGAAACTAAATGTCCTTTCAtttgtcacatgtcacatttttaaagaaaaaacacaccaaccaTGTTAAACAGAGTGTTGtgattatatactgtatatatatttaggTTTTTCATGTCctccaaaacattttcacaagaTGCTCTTTTAATGTAGAACATGCAGGAAGTCTGTTGAAACTAAATGTCCTTCTATGACTGTTGTCTTTCAATCTGAATATGAAGGTAAAAGTCTTTTTCTGGCTTCACACATGATTTATAATTCATgctttatgtcacatttttaaagtagaaaaacatcaaccaaccacaaccacagtaATAATACTCTGTGGTGTCCTGCAGGTCTGACAGATCTGATAGGAACACAGAGGACTGTGATGGCAGCTGTCGGAGGAGAAAAAAGTGTCACGTTATGTTCAGTGACATTCATcgactctctgactctgtcccAGATTATAGTGACACCAAGTGAAACACTGATAACTTTTGTAAAGTCAGGAAGAGAAATCTGTCACGTTCATGTCTCAACATAAAGATGGAAAAGGCAAACCTTTGTTCTACACCCAATGTGTTGGATTGGTTTTGATCGTTTTGTTCCTCCCCACGAGTCAGATTTCACTACACTCCTCAGTTGTAGCTCCGCCTCTGCAGGAAGATGAGGTCTCCTTAACTGGACCTTTCACCTTCACGCACATTTTGGCGGTACATATGtttacagtcagcagcagaaatgGTGCTCAGTGCAgttctacatttattttgtgtatttagaCTCTTTCAGAAAGGTAAGAAAGAGACGATACAGTTATTTTTATGCAGCTGTGTGACTCCTgactgctctttgtttctgtcagagtGAGATTTGTCACCAACACGCAGTCTGCATCTGTTTCCTTATTCATTCATTGTGCTCATATTAGTGTTTGTCCTCCAACATAATGTTACAAGATGCTCTTTTAGTGTAGAACATGCAGGAAGTCTGTTGAAACTAAATGTCCTTCTATGACTGTTGTATTTCAATCTGAATATAAAGGTAAAAGTCTTTTTCTGGCTTCACACATGACTTATAATTCATgctttatgtcacatttttaaagtaataaaaccatcaaccaaccacaaccacagtaATAATACTCTGTGGTGTCCTGCAGGTCTGACAGGTCTGATAGGAACACAGAGGACTGTGATGGCAGCTGTCGGAGGAGAAGCTGGTttcagctgtcagctgctgcagaataaAGATGTTGTTCAGGTCACCTGGAACAAAGTTTTACCTGACAGAGAGGTGACACTCGCTTCTTACACTACTAGATATGGTGAAAGAGTGAATCCTGCCTTTAAAGATAAAATAGGGTTTACAGATGCTGGACTGCAGAACAGCTCCATCTTCATCAGAAACgtgacagaggaagatgaaggctGTTATCTCTGTTTGTTCAACGCCGACCCTGAAGGTTCTCTCACTGGTACAACCTGCCTCCAAGTCTACGGTAAGAACCAACCACCTTCACACAAAGCACGCTGCTGCATTGTGTCTTCATCCTCACCACTGACAACATTTAGTTCATGTGATATCTTTGTGTTCAGAGCTGCATGGACCCGTTCTCCATGTGGGAGCATCAGGCTCTGAGGAGACAGTGGTGTCCTGCTCGGCCACAGGTCGACCTGCTCCCACAGTCACATTAACTGTCCGGAGAGGCGACGGCCACTTTCCTGGAAACAGCTCCGTCAGTGTGAACAACACCAACGGTACAGTCACCGTCACCTCTACAGCTGTGCTGACTCGTCTCCATGACATGGACACAGAGGTTAGATGTGCAGTGCGagtgctctctgctgctcagaaagAGGAGGTCAGGATCATTCCTGCTGAAGTCAAACAGTCTGCTGAAGGTGAGAAACACTTCCACACATGCTGATTCATAGAATGATGACAACTTTAAACTCATGTCTTCTGTTTATCTGACAGGTTTCCATGAGGATTCTGGGATTGAGATCACACatatcaccatcatcactacactgtctgtggtgctggtcttctgttttgttgcagcagcagtcatCACAGTCCTGCTGATACGAAGACAGAGGAACAGGTGATTCTTAACTTCAACTCATCATTTGTCTCATTAACTTGATGATCTTTTCAACCACACCAGTAAGTAACTGATTCACCACTGACTTCTTCATTCTTCAGTCGGAGACAAAGAGACTCTGAGGAGTTCAAGATGTCACCAAAAAGAACTGAACACACTCCAGAGTAAGATCCTTCATTGATTCTCACTTGTAAAAGTTTTTGTTGCTTCAGACTGATGAAATTGActcatatgttgtttttcactgaagGACCAACACACCTGATAACGAGAACTTGAGGAAACGGACGCCACCTGAGAAAAGGGAAGGAAGTGAAAGCATAGAACCATCGCCTGAAACTCGCCGAAAACTATTTTGACATAAAATAACCCACAAGACTGGTGGCAGAAGGAAAACTGCTCTGAAATACGGTGACAACTGTGTAAAATCAGTTACAACATTTGCCGCGCTGCATTTATGGACATGAATGTGGACGTGACTGATATGATGTGTTGACCACAGGTGGTCGTCTTCAGGTCTGAGTAAAGAAGCGAACACGCCTGTATTTGATATATAATGATGGAACATCACAGCAACAGAGTTAATGAGTTAGTGATTTAAACACTTGTGTAGTCAGACGTGGATACAGAGGCTCACACCTGACTGTGATGACAACTGGGACGTCTGTACAGGAATGATTCACCTTTAGGGACAATGCAACAGTGTTTCTTTATATTGTAAATCACACATTGCATCCTGaatgactgaaataattgttttttaagcCAAGAAGAACAACTAACAGTCTCCACTCAGCAGCCACACTAAGACTGTtacaaagtcattttaatgtcaccTTAATTATGTATCCAGGATAAAAGGACTTATGTCTCAGCAGGATCTGGAGAAACTTGATTTTATTCGTGACTTTATCTTCAGCACACTCGACTACTGTAACAGAGTCTTTACAGGACTCTGTAAAAACACTCCATCAGACGGCTGCAGCTGATTCTGAACGCTGCTGCTCGAATCCGAACAAGAACCAGAACAGcagatcacatcactccagttctcACATCTttacactgacttcctgtccgtTGGTTTATCAGGCACTGAATGGTTtcagctcaaaacacaaaatacaatctgaCCTGCTGCTACGTTATGAAGCGtccagacctctgaggtcgTCAGGTCCAcgtctgctttcagtccccagagtcagaactaaacatggagaagcagcgttCCTTTATTATAAACCACAGATCTGGAACAAAGTCCCTgaaaactgcagctctgctccgactctcacctcttttaaatcaacacTGAAGACCTTTTAAAGGtttgaactgcactgtgacttttattttctagtcTGGTCTCTTTTGAACCTTTTGATAATTTAGCCTACTTccctattttttaaattgtattaatgttttgtttcttggtGTCTTCATACttgtttttaactgtattttaagtttttttttttttaatgttttttaatgttatatGTATGCTCCCGTAAATCAGTATGTGTTATGTCAAATGAGACTGTTTACATCCTGAGTATTAATAGTGAATTGTGTTTAACAATGTCAACAACAGGTCACAAAAACACCCTCGGAAAAGATATTTTCTTGAGCCAAACTGTGTTCTAagtttgcatttgtattttttatatataagtAAACTGAATCATGATGAAATGACAGTCTGTACTGAATACCAATACATGTGTGATgtgcaacaacaataaaacaaatcaatgtttCTTATAAATCAACATGTTCTTTGTAGAATGTTATGTAATTTATGTCTTAACAGATTAGCACATTTTACGCAATTAATTTGAATGTACTTTTGCATTTGATAAcgattatatttatattttattgcaCTCATGCATTTATGATTCGTCACTAGGTTTGTTTTTTAgctttattatttcatgtttatcCATTCTTCAACATAATGTTACAAGTTTCTTTTAATGTAGAACATGCAGGAAGTCTTTTCAAACTAAATGTCCTTCTATGACTGGTGTCTTTCAATCTGAATATAAAGGTAAAAGTCTTTTTCTGGCTTCACACATGACataatttatgttttatgtcacatttttaaaatgttctttccaGTGTTTCACGTTGTGTTCAGTCACATTCGTcgactctctgactctgtcccAGATTATAGTGACACCAAGTGAAACACTGATAACTTTAGTAAAGTCAGGAAGAGAAATCTGTCACGTTCATGTCTCAACATGAAGATGGAAAAGGCAAACCTTTGTTCTACACCCAATGTGATTTATTGGTTTTGATCGTTTTGTTCCTCCCCACGAGTCAGATTTCACTACACTCCTCAGTTGTAGCTCCGCCTCTGCAGGAAAAGAACGTCTCTTTAACtgtaactttcactttcaagcACATTTTGGCGGTAGATATGtttacagtcagcagcagaaatgGCGTTGAGTGCAGTTCtacatttactttgtgtgtttggactCTTTCAGAAAGGTAAGAAAGAGACGATACAGTTATTTTTATGCAGCTGTGTGACTCCTgactgctctttgtttctgtcagagtGAGATTTGTCACCAACACGCAGTCTGCATCTGTTTCCTTATTCAGTCATTGTGCTTATATCAGTGTTTGTCCTCCAACATA
This genomic interval from Acanthopagrus latus isolate v.2019 chromosome 24, fAcaLat1.1, whole genome shotgun sequence contains the following:
- the LOC119014925 gene encoding OX-2 membrane glycoprotein-like; the protein is MPTVSSRDGSTCSIYLLCVFGLFQRGLTGLIGTQRTVMAAVGGEAGFSCQLLQNKDVVQVTWNKVLPDREVTLASYTTRYGERVNPAFKDKIGFTDAGLQNSSIFIRNVTEEDEGCYLCLFNADPEGSLTGTTCLQVYELHGPVLHVGASGSEETVVSCSATGRPAPTVTLTVRRGDGHFPGNSSVSVNNTNGTVTVTSTAVLTRLHDMDTEVRCAVRVLSAAQKEEVRIIPAEVKQSAEGFHEDSGIEITHITIITTLSVVLVFCFVAAAVITVLLIRRQRNSRRQRDSEEFKMSPKRTEHTPETNTPDNENLRKRTPPEKREGSESIEPSPETRRKLF